A genome region from Flavobacterium sp. CFS9 includes the following:
- a CDS encoding DNA topoisomerase IV subunit B yields the protein MPEQNQYTEDNIRSLDWKEHIRMRPGMYIGKLGDGSSPDDGIYILLKEVLDNCIDEFVMGSGKTIEVTIRDKTVSVRDYGRGIPLGKVVDVVSKMNTGGKYDSKAFQKSVGLNGVGTKAVNALSNYFRVESVRDDKQKAAEFSAGNLVLEEDVIDTTKRKGTKVTFTPDESIFKNYKFRLEYVIRMVKNYCYLNNGLTIIFNGEKYYSENGLRDLLEETINEEDLEYPIIHLKEHDIEVALTHSKTQYSEEYHSFVNGQNTTQGGTHLAAYREAIVKTIREFYNKNFEASDVRKSIVSAISIKVMEPVFESQTKTKLGSTDMGSDDGTPPVSVRTFVNDFIKTKLDNYLHKNPTTAEALLRKILQAERERKELSGIRKLATDRAKKANLHNKKLRDCRAHLPDTKNPRNLESTLFITEGDSASGSITKSRDVNTQAVFSLRGKPLNSYGMSKKIVYENEEFNLLQAALDIEDGLEKLRYNNIVIATDADVDGMHIRLLLITFFLQFFPELIKEGHLYILQTPLFRVRNKKETIYCYSEEERKDAIEKLKPKPEITRFKGLGEISPDEFKNFIGDTIRLDPVMMDKHTSIEQLLSFYMGKNTPDRQEFIIKNLKVELDTIEEEV from the coding sequence ATGCCAGAGCAAAATCAATATACCGAAGATAATATCCGATCACTCGATTGGAAAGAACATATCCGTATGCGTCCCGGAATGTATATCGGGAAATTGGGAGACGGATCTTCGCCTGACGATGGTATTTATATCCTTCTAAAAGAGGTACTGGACAACTGTATTGATGAGTTTGTAATGGGCTCAGGAAAAACTATTGAAGTGACTATCAGAGATAAAACGGTTTCGGTTCGTGATTACGGACGTGGAATTCCGTTAGGGAAAGTAGTGGATGTTGTTTCAAAAATGAATACGGGAGGAAAGTACGATTCAAAAGCTTTCCAGAAATCGGTTGGTCTGAATGGTGTCGGAACGAAAGCAGTAAATGCCTTGTCGAACTATTTTCGTGTAGAATCGGTTCGTGATGATAAACAAAAAGCGGCAGAATTTTCAGCGGGAAATTTGGTTCTTGAAGAAGATGTAATTGATACTACCAAGCGAAAAGGAACAAAAGTAACTTTTACGCCGGATGAATCGATTTTTAAAAATTATAAATTCCGTTTAGAATATGTGATCAGAATGGTTAAGAACTATTGTTACCTGAACAATGGACTGACCATTATTTTCAACGGTGAAAAATACTATTCCGAGAACGGACTTCGTGACTTACTGGAAGAAACCATCAACGAAGAGGATTTAGAATACCCGATTATCCATTTAAAAGAGCATGATATTGAAGTAGCGTTAACGCACAGTAAAACGCAATACAGTGAAGAATATCACTCTTTTGTCAACGGACAAAATACGACACAGGGAGGAACACACTTAGCAGCTTACAGAGAAGCAATTGTAAAAACCATTCGTGAGTTTTACAATAAAAACTTCGAAGCATCTGACGTTCGTAAATCGATTGTGAGTGCCATTAGTATTAAGGTTATGGAGCCGGTTTTTGAGTCTCAGACTAAAACCAAATTAGGTTCTACCGATATGGGTTCTGATGACGGGACACCCCCGGTTTCGGTTCGTACCTTTGTGAACGATTTTATCAAAACCAAGTTAGACAATTACCTGCATAAAAATCCAACGACCGCAGAAGCCTTATTGCGAAAAATCTTGCAGGCAGAGCGCGAGCGAAAAGAATTGTCCGGAATTAGAAAGCTTGCTACAGATCGTGCTAAAAAAGCCAATCTTCACAATAAGAAATTAAGAGATTGCCGAGCGCATCTTCCGGATACAAAAAATCCAAGAAACCTGGAAAGTACCCTTTTCATTACCGAGGGAGATTCGGCTTCCGGATCGATCACCAAATCGCGTGATGTGAATACACAGGCGGTTTTCAGTTTACGTGGTAAGCCTTTGAACTCTTATGGAATGAGCAAGAAAATTGTTTATGAAAATGAAGAATTTAACTTGCTGCAGGCGGCACTTGATATCGAAGACGGACTGGAGAAATTGCGTTACAACAATATCGTAATTGCAACCGATGCCGATGTCGACGGTATGCACATTCGTTTGCTTTTGATTACATTTTTTCTTCAGTTCTTCCCTGAGTTAATCAAAGAAGGGCATTTGTACATTTTGCAGACACCGCTTTTCAGGGTTCGTAACAAGAAAGAAACCATCTATTGTTATTCTGAAGAAGAACGAAAAGACGCCATCGAAAAGCTAAAACCTAAACCGGAAATCACCCGATTTAAAGGTTTGGGAGAGATTTCTCCTGATGAGTTTAAAAATTTCATCGGAGACACCATTCGTCTTGATCCGGTCATGATGGACAAACATACGTCGATCGAACAGTTGTTGTCTTTCTATATGGGTAAAAATACTCCGGACAGACAAGAGTTTATTATCAAGAATCTGAAGGTAGAGCTGGATACGATTGAAGAAGAAGTTTAA
- a CDS encoding YhcG family protein: protein MIFQQVVELLQNARQQVLRTVNSTMTITYFEIGRIIVEEEQSGKDRAEYGKQLLKGLSKQLTEEFGKGFSVESLDRMRKFYQIYSISSSPMTKLQNRISQSLTGELKTKKSQSVTEEFQSQKAQSLASFFKLTWTHYIFLMRIEDEKERRFYEIESEKYNWSVRELKRQYDTALYTRLALSRDKEGILKLSEQGQIIEKPKDIIKDPYILEFLGLPELNQYSESQLEEEIINKLEHFLLELGHGFTFVARQERITFDDKHFRIDLVFYNRILRCFVLIDLKIGELKHQDLGQMQMYVNYYDREMRLEDENKTIGIVLCQNKSEAVVKYTLPENNEQIFASKYKTVLPSVEVLKELLENK from the coding sequence GTGATTTTTCAACAAGTAGTCGAGTTGCTTCAAAATGCGCGACAACAAGTTTTACGTACTGTAAATTCTACCATGACAATTACCTATTTTGAAATTGGAAGAATCATTGTTGAAGAAGAACAGAGTGGAAAGGATAGAGCTGAATACGGAAAACAGCTTTTAAAGGGGCTTTCTAAACAATTGACAGAGGAATTTGGTAAGGGTTTTTCGGTTGAAAGTTTGGATCGTATGCGGAAATTTTATCAAATTTATTCAATTTCGTCATCACCGATGACGAAATTGCAAAATAGAATTTCCCAGTCACTGACTGGGGAATTGAAAACAAAGAAATCACAGTCAGTTACTGAGGAATTTCAATCTCAAAAAGCGCAGTCATTGGCTTCGTTTTTCAAATTAACTTGGACTCACTATATTTTCTTAATGCGAATTGAAGATGAAAAGGAAAGACGTTTTTATGAAATTGAATCTGAAAAATACAATTGGAGTGTTCGTGAATTAAAACGTCAATATGATACAGCACTTTATACCAGATTAGCTTTAAGCCGTGATAAAGAAGGAATATTAAAACTTTCAGAACAAGGTCAGATTATTGAAAAACCGAAAGATATTATTAAAGATCCTTATATATTGGAATTTCTGGGGTTACCTGAGTTAAATCAGTATTCAGAATCACAATTAGAAGAGGAGATTATTAATAAGCTGGAACACTTTTTACTGGAATTGGGACATGGCTTTACTTTTGTCGCAAGGCAGGAAAGAATCACTTTTGATGATAAACATTTCAGAATTGATTTGGTTTTTTATAATCGAATATTAAGATGTTTTGTCCTTATTGATTTAAAAATAGGAGAGCTAAAACATCAGGATTTAGGACAAATGCAAATGTATGTTAATTACTATGACAGGGAAATGCGTTTGGAAGACGAGAACAAAACGATTGGAATTGTACTTTGCCAGAATAAAAGCGAAGCTGTAGTAAAATATACTTTACCGGAAAACAACGAACAAATTTTTGCCAGTAAATATAAAACAGTATTGCCAAGTGTAGAGGTTTTAAAGGAACTTCTTGAAAACAAATAG
- a CDS encoding DNA gyrase/topoisomerase IV subunit A produces MKDEEDDNIIPGDDENNSEENLDNIQERDDDEIIDVDAKHFEGAHFYENQEQEGEDVITKVTGMYKDWFLDYASYVILERAVPAIEDGFKPVQRRIMHSLKELDDGRYNKVANVVGHTMQYHPHGDASIGDAMVQIGQKDLLIDCQGNWGNILTGDGAAAPRYIEARLSKFALEVLYSPKITDWGVSYDGRRAEPNNLPVKFPLLLAQGAEGIAVGLSTKVLPHNFNELIDASIKILKGRAFTLYPDFMTQGIADVSNYNDGMRGGRVRVRAKIAQLDKNTLVITQIPFSTNTSSLIDSILKANEKGKIKIKKIEDNTAADVEILIHLFPGVSPDKTIDALFAFTACETSVAPLGCVIEDNKPLFIGVSEMLKISTHRTVDLLRQELEIQLEELRNKWHFSTLEKIFIREEMYIDFKLYSDRESLYKYLYDRFEPFKKSFVREINDEDLQRLTQIPMIRITRFDSDKADDFIAKLEDEMKEVEYNLENLTDFAIAYFTKLKEKYGKGRERQTELRVFDNVEATKVVLRNTKLYVNREEGFVGTSLKKDEYVGDCSDIDDVIVFLRDGTMMISKVDAKTFIGKDIIHVAVFDKSDKRTIYNMMYRDGKSGPSYIKRFNVTGVTRDKAYDLTNGTNGSQVVYFSHNPNGEAEVVTILLRQIGTIKKLKFDIDFAKLAIKGRGSKGNLVTKYPIKKIELKEKGISTLLPRKVWFDDTVKRLNVDARGELLGEFKPSDKILIISQAGKLKVIIPELSTHFEEDMIVLEKWKPKKPISAIYYDGEKERYFLKRFLVENEGKEESFITDHPNSQLEIVSTDYRPVAQLVFAKVKGVQKEDLHIDVEDFIAVKGFKALGNQLTTEKLKQVNLLEPLPYEEPVEEVPERVIGDEDDAVETELDDDGQIGLVLE; encoded by the coding sequence ATGAAAGACGAAGAAGACGATAACATCATCCCTGGCGACGACGAGAATAATTCAGAAGAAAACCTGGATAACATTCAGGAGAGAGATGATGATGAAATTATCGACGTAGATGCCAAACATTTTGAAGGAGCGCATTTTTACGAAAATCAGGAGCAAGAAGGTGAAGACGTAATTACCAAAGTTACCGGAATGTACAAAGACTGGTTTTTGGACTATGCTTCGTATGTAATTCTGGAACGTGCCGTTCCTGCTATCGAGGACGGATTTAAACCTGTTCAGCGTCGTATTATGCACTCTTTGAAAGAGCTGGATGATGGCCGTTATAACAAAGTTGCCAATGTTGTGGGGCACACCATGCAGTATCACCCACACGGAGATGCGAGTATTGGTGATGCTATGGTGCAGATTGGACAAAAAGACTTATTGATCGACTGTCAGGGTAACTGGGGTAATATTCTAACAGGTGATGGTGCTGCAGCTCCCCGTTATATTGAAGCACGTTTGTCTAAATTTGCTTTAGAGGTTTTGTATTCTCCTAAAATTACCGATTGGGGCGTTTCCTACGATGGTCGTCGTGCAGAACCGAACAATCTTCCGGTAAAGTTTCCGTTGCTTTTAGCGCAGGGAGCGGAAGGAATTGCAGTAGGACTTTCGACAAAAGTTTTACCTCACAACTTCAATGAGTTAATTGATGCTTCGATCAAAATCTTAAAGGGTAGAGCTTTTACGCTGTATCCTGATTTTATGACGCAGGGTATTGCCGACGTATCGAATTATAACGACGGTATGCGTGGCGGACGTGTACGTGTGCGTGCGAAAATTGCTCAGTTGGACAAAAATACATTGGTGATTACGCAAATTCCGTTTTCGACCAATACATCGAGTTTGATTGACAGTATTTTGAAAGCCAACGAAAAAGGTAAAATCAAAATCAAGAAAATTGAAGACAATACCGCGGCGGATGTTGAGATTTTAATTCATCTTTTCCCGGGTGTTTCTCCGGATAAAACTATAGATGCGTTGTTTGCTTTTACAGCTTGTGAGACTTCGGTGGCACCTTTAGGCTGTGTGATTGAAGATAATAAGCCATTGTTTATCGGGGTTTCTGAAATGTTGAAAATATCAACTCACAGAACCGTTGATTTACTTCGTCAGGAGCTGGAAATTCAATTAGAGGAATTAAGAAATAAATGGCACTTCTCGACTTTAGAAAAAATCTTCATTCGTGAAGAAATGTACATTGACTTCAAATTGTATTCGGATAGAGAATCACTTTATAAATATTTATACGATCGTTTTGAGCCGTTCAAAAAATCATTCGTCAGAGAAATCAACGATGAAGATTTACAACGACTGACTCAAATACCGATGATCCGTATTACCCGTTTTGACTCTGACAAGGCCGATGATTTTATCGCGAAGTTAGAAGATGAAATGAAGGAAGTAGAATATAATCTGGAGAATTTAACGGATTTTGCAATTGCCTACTTCACTAAACTAAAAGAGAAATACGGAAAAGGCCGCGAGCGCCAGACCGAACTTCGTGTTTTTGACAATGTTGAGGCTACAAAAGTTGTTTTGCGTAATACTAAGTTATACGTAAATCGTGAAGAAGGATTTGTCGGAACCAGTTTAAAGAAAGACGAATATGTGGGCGATTGTTCGGATATTGATGATGTTATTGTGTTCCTGCGTGATGGTACAATGATGATTTCAAAAGTAGATGCCAAAACATTTATAGGAAAAGATATTATACACGTCGCCGTTTTTGATAAGAGCGATAAACGTACGATTTACAACATGATGTATCGTGATGGTAAATCCGGACCTTCCTATATAAAACGTTTTAATGTTACCGGAGTTACACGTGATAAAGCATATGATCTGACTAACGGAACAAATGGTTCGCAGGTGGTTTATTTTTCGCATAATCCAAATGGAGAAGCTGAGGTTGTTACTATTTTACTACGTCAGATAGGAACCATTAAAAAACTGAAATTCGATATTGATTTCGCTAAACTGGCTATCAAAGGCCGTGGATCAAAAGGAAATTTGGTAACCAAATATCCAATCAAGAAAATTGAATTAAAAGAAAAAGGAATTTCGACTTTATTGCCAAGAAAAGTCTGGTTTGATGATACTGTTAAGCGTTTAAATGTTGATGCCAGAGGAGAATTGCTGGGAGAGTTTAAACCAAGCGATAAAATTCTGATTATAAGTCAGGCTGGTAAGTTGAAGGTTATTATTCCGGAATTATCGACTCATTTTGAGGAAGATATGATTGTTCTGGAAAAATGGAAGCCTAAAAAGCCAATTTCAGCAATTTACTACGATGGGGAAAAAGAACGTTATTTCTTAAAACGTTTCCTTGTGGAAAACGAAGGTAAAGAAGAAAGTTTTATTACAGACCATCCAAATTCGCAATTAGAAATTGTATCGACAGATTATCGTCCGGTAGCCCAGTTGGTTTTTGCAAAAGTAAAAGGAGTTCAGAAAGAAGATTTGCATATTGATGTTGAAGATTTTATTGCCGTAAAAGGTTTTAAAGCGCTAGGAAATCAACTGACGACTGAAAAGCTGAAACAAGTAAATCTGTTAGAGCCATTACCTTACGAAGAACCGGTTGAAGAAGTTCCGGAAAGGGTAATAGGAGACGAGGATGACGCCGTTGAAACAGAATTAGACGATGATGGCCAAATAGGCCTCGTTCTCGAATAA
- a CDS encoding TerC family protein encodes MEVFLNPDAWIALLTLTFLEIVLGIDNIIFISIVTGKLPEEDRKRATRIGLFLAMFMRIALLMGISYLIAMKATLFSIQWGWFEGDFTGQAVILFLGGLFLIYKSTKEISEKVDHHAEEEKTLKTVAKKSFSNVIMQILLIDLIFSVDSILTAVGMTNGVHGALTIMITAVVISVLVMMLFAVPVGNFVNKNPSIQILGLSFLILIGFMLITESMHLSNAALAGEHIGAVPKGYLYFAISFSLAVEFINMRIRKKHSSN; translated from the coding sequence ATGGAAGTTTTTCTAAACCCCGATGCCTGGATTGCCTTACTGACATTGACTTTTCTGGAAATTGTACTGGGAATTGATAATATCATTTTCATCTCTATCGTCACGGGAAAACTCCCTGAAGAAGATCGAAAGAGAGCCACCCGAATTGGTCTGTTTTTAGCCATGTTTATGCGTATCGCCCTGCTGATGGGAATTTCGTATCTGATTGCCATGAAAGCAACTCTTTTCAGCATTCAATGGGGTTGGTTTGAAGGGGATTTTACCGGTCAGGCGGTCATATTATTTCTGGGTGGTTTGTTTCTGATTTATAAGAGTACCAAAGAAATCAGTGAAAAAGTAGACCATCATGCCGAGGAGGAAAAAACACTTAAAACTGTTGCCAAAAAATCATTCTCAAATGTTATCATGCAAATTCTGTTGATCGATTTGATATTCTCTGTCGACTCAATTTTAACAGCTGTTGGTATGACAAATGGTGTTCATGGAGCTTTAACGATCATGATTACTGCGGTGGTTATTTCGGTATTGGTTATGATGTTGTTTGCAGTACCTGTTGGAAATTTTGTCAATAAGAATCCGTCTATTCAAATATTAGGGCTTTCGTTTTTAATCCTTATCGGTTTTATGCTGATTACGGAAAGTATGCACTTATCGAATGCGGCGCTGGCGGGTGAACATATCGGTGCGGTACCGAAAGGATATTTGTACTTCGCCATTTCGTTTTCGCTTGCTGTCGAATTTATCAATATGAGAATCCGAAAAAAACATTCATCAAATTAA
- a CDS encoding DNA topoisomerase IV: MKKIIFLLPLLGLMSCYNAEHNCKDFKNGKFKFEFEVNGVKKTTVFERKDNIEIETFEGKTDTSTIRWVSDCEYILQKKHPKNMAEEKAISMKILTTSKDSYTFEFGMVGSDQKQRGTVVRVE, translated from the coding sequence ATGAAAAAAATTATATTCTTACTTCCATTATTAGGTTTAATGTCATGTTACAACGCAGAACACAACTGCAAAGATTTTAAAAACGGAAAATTCAAATTTGAGTTTGAAGTAAATGGTGTCAAAAAAACTACTGTTTTTGAACGTAAAGACAATATCGAAATCGAAACCTTTGAAGGCAAAACTGATACTTCAACCATTAGATGGGTAAGTGATTGCGAATACATCTTACAAAAAAAACATCCTAAAAATATGGCGGAAGAAAAAGCCATCAGCATGAAAATTCTAACCACTTCTAAGGATTCTTATACTTTTGAATTTGGAATGGTGGGCTCTGACCAAAAACAACGCGGTACAGTGGTAAGAGTTGAGTAA
- a CDS encoding DUF1572 domain-containing protein, with the protein MKATDSYLESVKKQFLYYKMLGEKAMAQLEPEQLFVSLNEDTNSIATIVKHVSGNMLSRWTDFLTSDGEKEWRNRDSEFENDLQSKEEVLLIWGKGWDCLMNALNSLNPEQLSEIIYIRNEGHTVIEAINRQLAHYPYHIGQIVFYAKQLKKDDWDSLSIPKNKSGNYNAEKFAKEKEIKNFTDDELKRF; encoded by the coding sequence ATGAAAGCAACTGATTCCTATTTAGAAAGCGTTAAAAAACAGTTTTTGTACTATAAAATGCTAGGCGAGAAAGCCATGGCACAATTAGAACCCGAACAACTCTTTGTCTCCTTAAATGAAGACACCAACAGCATTGCTACAATTGTAAAACACGTTTCAGGTAATATGCTCTCACGCTGGACCGATTTTTTAACGTCTGATGGTGAAAAAGAGTGGCGCAATCGTGATTCGGAATTTGAAAATGATCTGCAATCCAAAGAAGAAGTCCTGTTGATCTGGGGCAAAGGCTGGGATTGTTTGATGAATGCCTTAAACAGTTTAAACCCGGAACAGCTTTCAGAAATCATTTATATCCGAAACGAAGGTCATACCGTTATTGAAGCGATCAACAGACAACTGGCACATTATCCTTATCATATCGGACAGATCGTTTTTTATGCCAAACAATTAAAAAAAGATGACTGGGACAGCTTATCGATTCCGAAAAATAAATCCGGAAATTACAACGCTGAAAAGTTTGCCAAAGAAAAAGAAATCAAGAACTTTACAGATGATGAATTAAAGAGATTTTAG
- a CDS encoding pentapeptide repeat-containing protein, with protein MESLIHIQKTFEKVTYIDKKINNREFEDCVFKNCDFSNSNFAYNTFLDCQFIDCNLSMTSLSGTSLKNVTFKNCKLLGIAFNECDDFLFQVYFEESTLDYAAFSNKKMPKTKFINCSVREVSFIGCNLTGSLFDNSNLDGAIFNDTQLAGVDFRTAYNYKIDPEFNPMRKAQFSTQGIVGLLDKYDIKIV; from the coding sequence ATGGAAAGCTTAATTCACATTCAAAAAACCTTCGAAAAAGTTACTTATATCGACAAGAAAATAAACAATCGGGAGTTCGAAGATTGTGTTTTTAAGAATTGTGATTTCTCAAACAGCAATTTTGCTTACAATACTTTTTTAGACTGCCAATTTATCGATTGTAATTTGTCGATGACGAGTTTGTCCGGCACCAGTTTGAAAAATGTTACATTCAAAAATTGCAAGCTTCTTGGAATTGCTTTTAACGAATGTGATGATTTTCTATTCCAGGTTTATTTTGAAGAAAGCACGTTAGATTATGCTGCTTTTTCGAACAAAAAAATGCCAAAAACTAAATTTATCAACTGCTCTGTGCGCGAAGTTTCTTTTATAGGATGCAATCTAACCGGTTCTTTATTTGACAATTCCAATCTCGACGGGGCTATTTTTAACGATACACAACTGGCAGGCGTCGACTTTAGAACTGCCTACAATTATAAAATTGATCCCGAGTTTAATCCCATGCGAAAAGCACAGTTTTCAACTCAGGGTATCGTGGGGCTATTAGACAAATATGATATCAAAATTGTATAG
- a CDS encoding DUF6095 family protein: protein MATNKELLGKGIKYLSGSLPLLFIGPSLIYNAFMNQHTNWHYLVLGIGIVACLSAMFLIFYGLKIIMKGLFND, encoded by the coding sequence ATGGCAACAAATAAAGAATTATTAGGAAAAGGAATTAAATATTTATCAGGTTCATTGCCTTTATTGTTTATTGGGCCATCGCTAATTTATAACGCTTTTATGAATCAGCATACCAACTGGCATTATCTGGTTCTGGGAATTGGAATTGTGGCTTGTTTAAGCGCTATGTTTTTGATCTTTTACGGATTAAAAATCATTATGAAAGGTTTATTTAACGACTAA
- the murQ gene encoding N-acetylmuramic acid 6-phosphate etherase, with amino-acid sequence MAFTKTTEQSSKYEHLEKMSVQELLVNINQEDKTVPDAVEKAIPQIETLVAQVVSKLKSGGRLFYIGAGTSGRLGVVDASECPPTFGVPFDLVNGIIAGGDTAIRRAVENAEDNATQAWIDLQSNHIDQNDVVIGIAASGTTPYVIGGLESCNQNGILTGCITNNAGSPLALTAQFPVEVVVGPEFVTGSSRMKAGTAQKLVLNMISTAAMIQLGKVKGNKMVDMQLSNIKLVDRGVKMIMGEIPVSYEQASELLKKYGSVRNAVDNYNL; translated from the coding sequence ATGGCCTTTACAAAAACTACAGAACAGTCTTCAAAATACGAACATTTAGAAAAAATGTCAGTTCAAGAACTTCTGGTTAACATCAATCAGGAAGACAAAACTGTTCCTGATGCAGTCGAAAAAGCGATTCCGCAAATTGAAACTTTAGTGGCACAAGTAGTTTCTAAATTAAAATCAGGAGGCCGATTGTTTTATATCGGTGCCGGAACATCCGGACGCTTAGGTGTTGTTGATGCTTCTGAATGTCCTCCAACTTTTGGTGTTCCTTTTGATTTAGTAAACGGAATTATTGCCGGTGGTGATACTGCCATCCGTCGTGCCGTTGAAAATGCCGAAGATAACGCAACTCAAGCCTGGATTGATTTACAGTCCAATCATATTGACCAAAATGATGTAGTAATTGGTATTGCAGCTTCAGGAACTACGCCTTATGTGATTGGCGGTTTAGAAAGCTGTAATCAAAATGGTATACTTACAGGCTGTATCACTAACAATGCCGGAAGTCCTCTGGCACTTACCGCTCAGTTTCCGGTTGAAGTGGTTGTAGGCCCTGAATTCGTTACCGGAAGCTCCCGAATGAAAGCTGGAACCGCTCAAAAATTAGTACTGAATATGATTTCGACTGCCGCAATGATTCAGCTTGGAAAAGTAAAAGGCAATAAAATGGTTGACATGCAGCTGAGTAACATCAAATTGGTAGATCGTGGTGTTAAAATGATTATGGGAGAAATTCCTGTTTCCTATGAACAAGCCAGCGAATTATTAAAAAAATATGGCAGCGTTAGAAATGCTGTGGACAATTATAATCTTTAA
- a CDS encoding helix-turn-helix domain-containing protein, which translates to MDIISFLTSIAKISVFVSFLLAFFLLTVQTKNKLANRLFAFYLIFFALDNSGIFIDDGFIKAHFSLEFLRWTACSLVLPFFYLYVLSVCFADFRLKPKHLLHAIPFALLNVFYLFRLYFLTNAKKIVFYSQRDQSPEMFFLFLALALQIVFYSIGVALALKRYKAIYEENYTNPKSSAFKWLLQIAAIFFVLYYLCIIKNALRYVNFDSLWIWTNVLLQLMVLVITCWFVLKALNEPELFRGIDSKLQLAKDILPAKNNTAAEEKEHQNEAISGQIAALKLYMTEKEPFLDPSLTIQELSNQINIPVRDLSVLINHHIDQHFFDFVNEYRIQKAMNILKDQSKSQLTVLEILYEVGFNSKSSFNTSFKKYTNLTPTAYRNAS; encoded by the coding sequence ATGGATATAATTAGCTTTTTAACGAGTATCGCAAAAATATCAGTCTTTGTTTCCTTTTTACTGGCCTTTTTTTTACTCACTGTACAAACAAAGAACAAATTAGCAAATCGTCTGTTTGCTTTTTATTTAATATTTTTTGCCCTTGATAATAGCGGAATTTTTATTGACGATGGATTTATTAAAGCCCATTTTAGTTTAGAATTTTTAAGATGGACGGCTTGTTCTCTGGTTTTGCCTTTTTTCTATCTGTATGTTTTATCTGTTTGTTTCGCGGATTTTAGATTGAAACCGAAACATTTACTGCATGCAATTCCATTTGCACTCCTGAATGTGTTTTATCTGTTCAGACTTTACTTTTTAACGAACGCCAAAAAAATAGTGTTTTACAGCCAGCGTGATCAATCGCCGGAAATGTTCTTCTTGTTTCTTGCTTTGGCCTTGCAGATTGTATTTTACAGTATTGGAGTCGCTTTGGCCTTAAAAAGATACAAAGCAATATATGAGGAAAATTATACCAATCCCAAAAGCTCTGCTTTTAAATGGCTGCTTCAGATAGCGGCTATATTCTTTGTCCTGTATTATTTGTGTATCATAAAGAATGCTTTGAGGTATGTAAATTTTGATTCGTTATGGATTTGGACCAACGTGCTCTTACAGCTGATGGTATTAGTGATAACTTGTTGGTTTGTACTAAAAGCCCTGAATGAACCGGAACTTTTTAGAGGGATTGATTCTAAACTGCAATTGGCCAAAGATATTCTTCCGGCAAAAAATAATACTGCTGCTGAAGAGAAAGAGCATCAGAACGAAGCGATTTCCGGTCAGATCGCGGCGTTGAAACTTTATATGACCGAAAAAGAACCTTTTCTGGATCCGTCGCTTACCATTCAGGAGCTTTCGAATCAAATCAATATTCCGGTTCGGGATTTATCCGTATTAATTAATCATCATATCGATCAGCATTTTTTTGATTTTGTAAACGAATATCGCATTCAAAAAGCAATGAATATCCTGAAAGACCAGTCCAAAAGTCAGCTTACGGTTTTGGAAATTTTGTATGAAGTAGGTTTTAATTCCAAATCTTCGTTTAATACCTCTTTTAAAAAATATACGAATTTAACCCCTACAGCTTATCGGAATGCCTCATAA